A window from Triticum aestivum cultivar Chinese Spring chromosome 6D, IWGSC CS RefSeq v2.1, whole genome shotgun sequence encodes these proteins:
- the LOC123144115 gene encoding ubiquitin-conjugating enzyme E2 22 isoform X2 gives MLYGSCESDMLAADTMLRNREAGGIDGFSGEATNENLPPNVIRQLAKELKNLDQSPQEGIRVIVNDDDFTSICADIDGPGGTPYENGVFRMKLVLSRDFPQSPPKGFFVTKIFHPNISSSGEICVNTLKKDWNPTHGLRHVLLVVRCLLIEPFPESALNEQAGKMLLENYADYARHARLYTSIHALKPKTKPKSGTISESTSVNVDQSSTTNLCEIAPSAPMALCATAATKVPGSNSLDQNAPTEPTVGPSTTLPKKEGPVATKAPADKKKMDARKKSLKRL, from the exons ATGCTTTATGGATCATGCGAGTCTGATATGTTAGCTGCAGACACAATGCTCAGAAACCGAGAGGCTGGGGGAATTGATGGGTTTAGTGGGGAG GCAACCAACGAAAACCTCCCACCAAATGTCATTAGGCAATTGGCTAAAGAATTGAAGAATCTTGACCAGTCACCTCAAGAGGGGATTAGAGTGATTGTGAATGACGATGACTTCACAAGTATTTGTGCAGATATAGATGGCCCTG GTGGGACTCCGTACGAGAATGGGGTTTTCCGGATGAAGCTCGTCTTGTCCCGTGACTTCCCTCAATCCCCACCGAAAG GATTTTTTGTGACCAAAATATTCCATCCAAACATATCGAGCAGTGGTGAGATCTGCGTTAACACGTTGAAAAAGGATTGGAATCCTACTCATGGACTAAGGCATGTTCTACTG GTGGTGAGATGCCTACTGATTGAACCATTCCCAGAATCTGCGCTCAATGAGCAGGCTGGAAAGATGTTACTTGAGAACTATGCGGACTATGCGCGTCATGCAAG GTTATACACCAGCATTCATGCCCTCAAACCTAAGACTAAGCCCAAGAGTGGCACTATCTCCGAGTCGACTTCTGTAAACGTGGATCAGTCAAGCACAACAAATCTATGCGAAATTGCACCATCGGCGCCCATGGCTTTATGTGCTACTGCTGCTACCAAAGTGCCAGGCTCAAACTCGCTGGATCAGAATGCTCCCACTGAGCCCACTGTTGGACCATCTACGACATTGCCCAAGAAGGAAGGACCTGTTGCTACAAAAGCCCCAGCCgataagaagaagatggacgcaaGGAAGAAGAGCTTGAAGAGATTGTAA
- the LOC123144115 gene encoding ubiquitin-conjugating enzyme E2 22 isoform X1, translated as MATNENLPPNVIRQLAKELKNLDQSPQEGIRVIVNDDDFTSICADIDGPGGTPYENGVFRMKLVLSRDFPQSPPKGFFVTKIFHPNISSSGEICVNTLKKDWNPTHGLRHVLLVVRCLLIEPFPESALNEQAGKMLLENYADYARHARLYTSIHALKPKTKPKSGTISESTSVNVDQSSTTNLCEIAPSAPMALCATAATKVPGSNSLDQNAPTEPTVGPSTTLPKKEGPVATKAPADKKKMDARKKSLKRL; from the exons ATG GCAACCAACGAAAACCTCCCACCAAATGTCATTAGGCAATTGGCTAAAGAATTGAAGAATCTTGACCAGTCACCTCAAGAGGGGATTAGAGTGATTGTGAATGACGATGACTTCACAAGTATTTGTGCAGATATAGATGGCCCTG GTGGGACTCCGTACGAGAATGGGGTTTTCCGGATGAAGCTCGTCTTGTCCCGTGACTTCCCTCAATCCCCACCGAAAG GATTTTTTGTGACCAAAATATTCCATCCAAACATATCGAGCAGTGGTGAGATCTGCGTTAACACGTTGAAAAAGGATTGGAATCCTACTCATGGACTAAGGCATGTTCTACTG GTGGTGAGATGCCTACTGATTGAACCATTCCCAGAATCTGCGCTCAATGAGCAGGCTGGAAAGATGTTACTTGAGAACTATGCGGACTATGCGCGTCATGCAAG GTTATACACCAGCATTCATGCCCTCAAACCTAAGACTAAGCCCAAGAGTGGCACTATCTCCGAGTCGACTTCTGTAAACGTGGATCAGTCAAGCACAACAAATCTATGCGAAATTGCACCATCGGCGCCCATGGCTTTATGTGCTACTGCTGCTACCAAAGTGCCAGGCTCAAACTCGCTGGATCAGAATGCTCCCACTGAGCCCACTGTTGGACCATCTACGACATTGCCCAAGAAGGAAGGACCTGTTGCTACAAAAGCCCCAGCCgataagaagaagatggacgcaaGGAAGAAGAGCTTGAAGAGATTGTAA